In Campylobacteraceae bacterium, one DNA window encodes the following:
- a CDS encoding DNA polymerase IV — MIMHLDLDCFFVSAHRSIDKSLLNIPVAVGGRSNLNIFNKSKQKRYVSENSGAFVSSILSKQEKNPQKYFVDADGRIRGIITTSSYEARACGVKTAMSVNEALSLCPHLHMISPDYPLYHELSYKLLSFLEETTPEVEQFSIDEFFVNLSGFIDDNDVYDFAKYIQNEILRLFNLPISIGLAKSKYLSKVATNYAKPIGIKLVKEEDSYAFIKDMPIAHFTGIGKAYQEKLKAYGISKLGQVRDRKDLFYSWKKPGIQLYNRILGINDFSLEKRGPSKSIGIGRTFDPILKREELKRRVVILCRYLAFLVYKKNVNPQTFYLKIKYEFNLSAKATSTNNRMFSELLLKETVLKMFDEQDIHPSHYVVQLNVTVSNFIEQRMDTFNIFEYESDLKIKKLNSHLNILRDKYGIDIIKTAKELYEDN; from the coding sequence ATGATTATGCACTTAGATTTAGACTGTTTTTTTGTATCTGCCCACAGAAGTATTGATAAAAGTTTGCTCAATATCCCTGTAGCCGTGGGTGGACGAAGTAATTTAAATATCTTTAATAAAAGCAAACAAAAACGTTATGTCTCAGAAAATTCTGGTGCTTTTGTTTCTTCAATTTTGAGTAAACAAGAAAAAAATCCACAGAAATATTTTGTAGATGCAGATGGACGTATACGAGGTATTATTACTACTTCTTCTTATGAAGCAAGAGCGTGTGGTGTTAAAACAGCAATGAGTGTAAATGAAGCTTTGTCTTTGTGTCCCCACCTTCATATGATAAGTCCTGATTATCCTTTGTATCATGAACTGTCTTATAAACTTCTTTCTTTTTTAGAAGAAACAACACCAGAAGTTGAGCAGTTTTCTATTGATGAGTTTTTTGTAAATTTGTCTGGTTTTATTGATGATAACGATGTTTATGATTTTGCAAAATACATACAAAATGAAATTTTACGTTTGTTTAATTTACCTATTTCAATAGGTCTTGCTAAGTCTAAGTATTTATCCAAAGTAGCTACGAATTATGCTAAACCAATAGGTATTAAACTTGTAAAAGAAGAAGACTCTTATGCTTTTATTAAAGATATGCCAATTGCGCATTTTACAGGTATAGGAAAAGCTTATCAAGAAAAACTAAAAGCTTATGGTATATCTAAATTAGGACAAGTACGAGATAGAAAAGATTTATTTTATTCTTGGAAAAAACCAGGTATTCAACTTTATAATAGAATTTTGGGTATTAATGATTTTTCTTTGGAGAAAAGAGGTCCTTCTAAATCAATAGGAATTGGTCGTACTTTTGATCCTATTTTAAAACGAGAAGAACTTAAAAGAAGAGTGGTTATTTTGTGCAGATATTTGGCATTTTTGGTTTACAAAAAAAATGTCAATCCCCAAACCTTTTATCTCAAAATAAAATATGAATTTAATTTGAGTGCAAAAGCTACCTCTACAAACAATAGAATGTTTTCAGAATTACTTTTAAAAGAAACAGTATTAAAAATGTTTGATGAACAAGACATTCATCCCAGTCATTATGTAGTACAGCTTAATGTAACAGTGAGTAATTTTATTGAACAAAGAATGGATACTTTTAATATTTTTGAATATGAAAGTGATTTGAAAATCAAAAAACTCAATTCTCATTTAAATATTTTGCGAGACAAATATGGTATTGATATTATTAAAACTGCCAAAGAATTGTATGAAGATAATTAA
- a CDS encoding VOC family protein has translation MNLRPFHLAIQVRDIKEAKAFYGDKLGFEQGRSSEVWVDYNMFGHQLVVHLNPALGASGKVSSICNGVDGKGVPVPHFGVIMDFEQWNDFSKEMKEKIDEFIIEPYIRFEGLAGEQGTMFFCDPSGNALEFKGFRDIEKELFAT, from the coding sequence ATGAACTTAAGACCTTTTCATTTAGCAATTCAAGTAAGAGATATAAAAGAAGCAAAAGCTTTTTATGGAGATAAACTTGGTTTTGAACAAGGAAGAAGCTCTGAGGTATGGGTAGATTATAATATGTTTGGACATCAATTAGTGGTGCATCTTAACCCTGCTCTAGGAGCAAGTGGAAAAGTATCAAGCATTTGTAATGGTGTTGATGGAAAAGGTGTTCCTGTGCCGCATTTTGGTGTTATTATGGACTTTGAGCAGTGGAATGATTTTTCTAAAGAGATGAAAGAAAAAATTGATGAGTTTATCATTGAACCTTATATTCGTTTTGAAGGACTAGCAGGTGAGCAAGGGACTATGTTTTTCTGTGATCCAAGTGGTAATGCTTTGGAATTTAAAGGTTTTAGAGACATAGAAAAAGAATTATTTGCAACTTAA
- a CDS encoding HTH domain-containing protein, producing MSKDNSSKSVKEDEKTIQNAKNTLKQKKHELHNLSVLFSFLGNEERIQIVYLLLKHKKLSLCTLSDILNIKSRLLVKDLKKLKDAGILHSKRETLILCYFIKPSLVKQIKILLL from the coding sequence ATGTCAAAGGATAATTCATCTAAATCTGTAAAAGAAGATGAAAAAACAATTCAAAATGCAAAAAATACTTTAAAACAAAAAAAGCATGAACTGCATAATCTTTCTGTTCTTTTTTCTTTTTTAGGAAATGAAGAAAGAATACAAATAGTTTATTTACTTCTCAAACATAAAAAATTATCTCTTTGTACTTTAAGTGATATCTTAAATATAAAATCACGCCTACTTGTCAAAGATTTAAAGAAATTAAAAGATGCAGGAATATTACACAGTAAAAGAGAAACATTAATTTTATGCTATTTTATCAAGCCATCCTTAGTAAAACAAATAAAAATACTCTTATTATAA
- a CDS encoding transporter substrate-binding domain-containing protein has translation MKKLILIVYFLFFSIYSYANEKLRVGLFNIVPYAYIEEGKLTGISYDIIQSLEQELNIKLEVKLLPYKRMLHHLELGKIDFAIFFLSDYSEGFSEKLLAMYDLETIVLGKKGLKISSYEDLLGLHMATPRGVRYNAFRSKNKQLNITPVQDYKNAILMLQYHNIDAIIGPKEIIIYQLKLLGLNINDFAQPYVLTKNTAWIQFSNKSKKMQYKDSLKKAGKKLLETNRIDEIINKYYQ, from the coding sequence ATGAAAAAACTTATTCTTATCGTGTATTTCCTTTTTTTTTCCATCTATAGCTATGCTAATGAAAAGTTACGTGTGGGTTTATTTAATATTGTTCCTTATGCTTATATAGAAGAAGGAAAACTTACTGGAATAAGCTATGACATCATTCAAAGCCTAGAACAAGAATTGAATATAAAACTGGAAGTGAAATTACTGCCTTATAAAAGGATGTTACACCATTTGGAATTGGGGAAAATTGATTTTGCTATTTTCTTTTTATCAGATTACAGTGAAGGTTTTAGCGAAAAACTCCTTGCTATGTATGATTTAGAAACAATTGTTCTTGGGAAAAAAGGCTTAAAAATCTCTAGTTATGAAGATTTGTTGGGATTACACATGGCAACACCTCGAGGGGTTAGGTATAATGCTTTTCGCTCAAAAAATAAACAGCTTAATATTACTCCTGTACAAGATTATAAAAATGCCATATTAATGTTGCAGTATCATAATATCGATGCCATAATTGGTCCTAAAGAAATTATTATATACCAACTAAAACTTCTTGGATTAAACATAAATGATTTTGCCCAACCCTATGTACTTACTAAAAATACCGCATGGATTCAGTTTTCGAATAAATCTAAGAAAATGCAATACAAAGATTCTTTGAAAAAAGCAGGGAAAAAACTTTTAGAGACAAATAGAATTGATGAAATTATAAACAAGTATTATCAATAG
- a CDS encoding diguanylate cyclase — translation MMKKNILCIDDVDTNLFTIQSVIEYMAEDQYNVLIAISAREGLKILLKEKIDLILLDVMMPEIDGFECAKIIKSNKKTKDIPIIFVTANNDDKTIETCFNVGGDDYINKPYNPTELLSRMRFHLKSREQDKLIMKEKEYTRSILDSQDNLVLVTDGCLDLTVNNAFLDFFSVTSIEEFTLKHDYLSHTFLEEEGYFSLALVKGQITWTEEVMKRSIEEDLLVKIKQNKKEYIFNLKAKSFSDQYIITLTDITQISQLSLEYKHEASHDSLTQIYNRHMFNRLIDMKMTQAKENENPLVFLLLDIDFFKNVNDNHGHLVGDDILKHLSRLIQSHTRENDLFARWGGEEFVLAFDVDLSKGLEIANHLREYIEKEPFHIAKKITCSFGITQFQGNDTLDSMILRADKALYQAKENGRNQVCHA, via the coding sequence ATGATGAAAAAAAATATACTTTGCATTGATGATGTAGATACAAATTTGTTTACCATTCAAAGTGTAATTGAATATATGGCTGAAGATCAATACAATGTACTCATTGCTATTTCTGCTCGTGAAGGTTTGAAAATTTTACTTAAGGAAAAAATTGACTTAATTTTACTTGATGTAATGATGCCTGAAATAGATGGTTTTGAATGTGCAAAAATAATTAAATCAAACAAAAAAACCAAAGATATTCCTATCATCTTTGTCACTGCAAATAATGATGATAAAACAATTGAAACATGCTTCAATGTAGGAGGTGACGATTATATTAATAAACCCTATAACCCTACAGAATTGCTTTCTCGTATGCGCTTTCATTTAAAATCACGAGAACAAGATAAATTAATTATGAAAGAAAAAGAGTATACCCGCAGTATTTTAGACTCTCAAGACAATCTTGTGTTAGTTACCGATGGCTGTTTGGACTTAACCGTAAACAATGCTTTTCTTGATTTTTTTTCAGTAACAAGTATTGAAGAATTTACTTTAAAACATGATTATTTATCTCATACTTTTTTAGAAGAAGAAGGTTATTTTAGTTTAGCATTGGTCAAAGGGCAAATTACGTGGACAGAAGAAGTTATGAAACGCTCTATTGAAGAAGACCTTCTTGTGAAAATTAAACAGAATAAAAAAGAATATATTTTTAATCTAAAAGCCAAGTCTTTTTCTGATCAATATATTATCACCTTAACAGATATAACACAAATATCGCAACTCTCTTTAGAATATAAGCATGAAGCCAGTCATGATTCTTTAACACAAATATACAATAGGCATATGTTTAATCGTCTAATAGATATGAAAATGACACAGGCAAAAGAGAATGAAAACCCTTTGGTATTTTTACTCTTAGATATTGACTTCTTTAAAAACGTTAATGATAATCATGGACATTTAGTAGGAGATGACATATTAAAACATCTCTCAAGACTTATTCAATCACATACAAGAGAAAATGATCTCTTTGCACGATGGGGAGGAGAAGAGTTTGTACTGGCTTTTGATGTTGACTTAAGTAAAGGACTAGAAATTGCAAATCATTTAAGAGAGTATATTGAAAAAGAGCCCTTTCATATTGCTAAAAAAATAACCTGTAGTTTTGGGATTACACAGTTTCAAGGAAATGATACTTTAGACAGTATGATTCTACGCGCGGATAAAGCACTTTACCAAGCAAAAGAAAACGGTAGAAATCAGGTATGTCATGCCTAA
- a CDS encoding alpha-hydroxy-acid oxidizing protein produces MTEEYNPNFPSIDSLRLKAKARIPGFAFDYLDGGCNEEINLIKNTKEIRDIELKPYYLRKYDKISMQTELFGETYDAPFGIAPVGLQGLIWPGAAEILAKAAFKHNIPYTLSTVSTASIEKIAEITEGKAWFQLYHPVEDSLRDDLMERCYNAGIKTFVILADVPSFGYRNKEIKNGLAIPPRITLNNILQIMSSPQWAIKTLLHGQPEFKTLKKYMDKGMNLKHLALFMNKTFNGRLNEDKIKAIRDKWKGNLVIKGVCSLEDTQKSIDLGLDGIIVSNHGGRQLDAGQSSIKPTLEIVEKYKNQIKIMMDSGIRTGPDIARVLAAGAEFCFMGRPFMYGVGALGEKGGDHTITILKKQLQQVMDQCCCETPLDFPNHLVK; encoded by the coding sequence ATGACTGAAGAGTATAATCCAAATTTTCCCTCAATTGACTCACTGCGATTAAAAGCAAAAGCTAGAATTCCTGGTTTTGCATTTGATTATCTGGACGGAGGGTGTAATGAAGAAATCAATCTGATTAAAAATACAAAAGAGATTAGAGACATAGAGCTGAAACCATATTACCTTAGAAAATACGATAAAATTTCTATGCAAACAGAATTATTTGGTGAGACTTATGATGCGCCTTTTGGTATAGCTCCCGTAGGATTACAAGGCCTAATTTGGCCTGGTGCTGCTGAGATATTAGCAAAAGCTGCTTTTAAACATAATATTCCTTATACTCTTAGTACTGTATCAACTGCTTCCATTGAAAAAATAGCAGAAATTACAGAAGGTAAAGCTTGGTTTCAATTGTATCACCCTGTTGAAGATTCTTTAAGAGATGATCTTATGGAGCGCTGCTATAACGCAGGTATTAAAACTTTTGTTATCTTAGCAGATGTACCTTCTTTTGGATATAGAAATAAAGAAATTAAAAATGGTTTAGCTATTCCCCCAAGAATTACTCTGAATAATATACTTCAAATTATGAGCTCCCCACAATGGGCAATAAAAACCCTTCTTCATGGACAACCAGAATTCAAAACCTTAAAAAAATACATGGATAAAGGTATGAACTTAAAACACCTTGCTCTTTTTATGAACAAAACATTTAATGGCCGATTAAATGAAGATAAAATAAAAGCCATAAGAGATAAATGGAAAGGAAACCTAGTAATAAAAGGTGTGTGTTCTCTTGAAGATACACAAAAATCTATTGATTTGGGTTTGGATGGAATTATTGTTTCTAATCATGGTGGCAGACAATTAGATGCAGGGCAATCATCTATTAAACCTACCCTTGAAATTGTAGAAAAATACAAAAATCAAATAAAAATCATGATGGATTCTGGTATTAGAACAGGTCCAGATATTGCAAGAGTCCTTGCAGCTGGAGCTGAATTTTGTTTTATGGGCCGACCTTTTATGTATGGAGTGGGAGCTTTAGGTGAAAAAGGGGGAGATCATACTATTACAATATTAAAAAAACAACTGCAACAAGTTATGGATCAATGTTGTTGTGAGACTCCCCTTGATTTTCCAAATCATTTAGTAAAATAA
- a CDS encoding methyl-accepting chemotaxis protein, with amino-acid sequence MKIKSIKGKLLILLLLSISCSFFILGFYNTQNEYAAQNSLVKEEELNLAKQTSKFINSYLKSKIDIVKAVEETLPSDNLNIHNKIILEKLSLGKKAGKFADLYVGFEDNGDFLLSSGEFLSIKKDNFDARSRPWYKKAVDIKKAGITKPYVDITTKKLVVTVFMPLIRNGKVLGVVGSDIFLDTVVDSILNVSIKNNGIAYLLDENGTMLIHKNEKLLSKESSLFKQIRTDKKSDFGFASENNVEKLLAYSQIPATSWYLVIELDKNTVFEQINQDLLFAILLYIVLLILILVILYFSLVKILAPLKILEEGMISFFKYLNGEEKNIHKLNIISKDEFGFMGAILDKEMEVIASKLDKDRALIEDVKNVVEHINSGKLDKQVLSSTSNQSLNDLKDILNKMISTINENVNSDINPILHRLEEYSSLNFVNQIDNPDGNISRGLNSLCEIINNMLRENKHNGIELQNSSKILLENVDILNKASNETAVSLEETAAALEEITSTVSSNTVRINTMSGYSNDLSLSIKDGQELANSTVVSMNEINEQTQAIADAITIIDQIAFQTNILSLNAAVEAATAGEAGKGFAVVAQEVRNLASRSAEAAKEIKTLVENATSKTNAGKIIADKMILGYNVLNENISKSTDIIKDIEISSREEKISIEQINNVVNRLDQQTQNNASVASKTHEIAQHTAEIAKQILNAVNEKKFRDN; translated from the coding sequence ATGAAGATAAAAAGCATCAAAGGAAAACTCTTAATTCTTTTATTATTAAGTATATCCTGTTCATTTTTTATTTTGGGTTTTTACAATACGCAAAATGAATATGCAGCGCAAAATAGCTTAGTAAAAGAAGAAGAACTAAACTTAGCAAAACAAACATCTAAGTTTATCAATAGTTATTTAAAATCGAAAATAGATATTGTAAAAGCTGTTGAAGAAACATTACCAAGTGATAACTTAAATATTCATAACAAAATAATTTTAGAAAAACTTAGTTTAGGGAAAAAAGCGGGGAAGTTTGCAGATTTATATGTAGGTTTTGAAGATAATGGTGATTTCCTTTTATCCAGTGGGGAATTCCTAAGTATCAAAAAAGATAATTTTGATGCAAGGTCTCGCCCATGGTATAAAAAAGCAGTAGACATAAAAAAAGCAGGAATTACAAAACCCTATGTTGATATCACTACTAAAAAACTAGTTGTTACGGTTTTCATGCCTTTAATAAGAAATGGAAAAGTATTGGGTGTAGTTGGATCAGATATCTTTTTAGATACAGTAGTTGACTCAATTTTAAATGTAAGTATTAAAAATAATGGTATAGCGTACTTATTAGATGAAAATGGAACTATGCTTATTCATAAAAATGAAAAACTTCTTTCAAAAGAAAGCTCTTTATTCAAACAAATAAGAACAGATAAAAAAAGTGACTTTGGCTTTGCGAGTGAAAACAATGTAGAGAAATTATTAGCCTATAGCCAAATACCTGCTACTTCATGGTACTTAGTAATAGAATTAGACAAAAATACTGTGTTTGAACAAATTAATCAAGACTTACTTTTTGCAATACTTTTATACATTGTACTTTTAATACTCATTTTAGTAATTCTATACTTCTCATTAGTAAAAATTTTAGCTCCTTTAAAAATACTTGAAGAAGGAATGATTTCATTTTTTAAATATTTAAATGGGGAAGAAAAAAACATTCATAAACTAAATATAATAAGTAAAGATGAATTTGGATTTATGGGAGCAATTCTTGACAAAGAAATGGAAGTCATTGCAAGTAAATTAGATAAAGACAGAGCATTAATTGAAGATGTGAAAAATGTAGTAGAACATATTAATAGTGGAAAACTTGATAAACAAGTTCTTTCTTCAACATCAAATCAATCATTGAATGATTTAAAAGATATCTTAAATAAAATGATTTCAACAATCAATGAAAATGTAAACAGCGATATAAACCCTATTTTACATCGTTTAGAAGAATATTCTTCTTTAAATTTTGTAAATCAAATAGATAATCCTGATGGAAATATTTCCAGAGGATTAAACAGTTTATGCGAAATTATTAACAATATGTTAAGAGAAAATAAACACAATGGAATAGAATTACAAAACAGTTCAAAAATTCTTTTAGAAAATGTTGATATTCTTAATAAAGCATCAAATGAAACGGCTGTATCTTTAGAAGAAACCGCCGCTGCGCTTGAAGAAATTACAAGTACGGTAAGCAGTAATACGGTTAGAATAAATACAATGTCAGGATATTCAAATGACTTGTCTTTATCTATAAAAGATGGGCAAGAGCTAGCAAATTCCACCGTTGTATCAATGAATGAGATTAATGAACAAACACAAGCAATTGCAGATGCAATTACAATAATTGATCAAATTGCTTTCCAAACCAATATTCTCTCTCTTAATGCAGCCGTTGAAGCCGCAACTGCTGGGGAAGCAGGAAAAGGTTTTGCCGTTGTTGCTCAAGAAGTAAGAAACCTTGCAAGCAGATCAGCAGAAGCGGCAAAAGAAATTAAAACCTTGGTTGAAAATGCAACAAGTAAAACCAATGCAGGTAAAATAATAGCAGATAAAATGATTCTTGGATATAACGTCCTAAATGAGAATATTTCAAAATCTACTGATATTATTAAAGACATTGAAATTTCTTCTAGGGAAGAAAAAATAAGTATAGAACAAATTAACAATGTGGTTAATCGTTTAGATCAACAAACACAAAACAATGCTTCTGTAGCATCTAAAACACATGAAATAGCTCAGCATACAGCAGAAATTGCAAAACAGATTTTAAATGCAGTTAACGAAAAGAAATTTAGAGATAATTAA
- a CDS encoding F0F1 ATP synthase subunit C, translating into MKKIVLLLLAIAGVAFAAEAQVANETLKAYSVLAAGVGLGLAALGGAIGMGNTAAATIAGTARNPGLGGKLMTTMFIALAMIEAQVIYALVIAMIALYANPFLG; encoded by the coding sequence ATGAAAAAAATCGTACTTTTATTACTAGCTATTGCTGGTGTTGCTTTTGCTGCTGAAGCTCAAGTTGCAAACGAAACGTTAAAAGCTTACTCAGTACTTGCTGCTGGTGTTGGTCTTGGTCTTGCTGCTCTTGGTGGAGCTATCGGAATGGGTAATACTGCTGCTGCAACTATTGCTGGTACTGCTAGAAACCCAGGTTTAGGTGGAAAATTAATGACTACTATGTTCATTGCTTTAGCGATGATCGAAGCACAAGTTATTTATGCACTTGTTATTGCAATGATTGCATTATATGCTAACCCATTTTTAGGGTAG
- a CDS encoding SCO family protein has protein sequence MKKIFLIVALVLGGAAIFLSPLIKEYQAKQEHEFTLNTSKGIIHKSDFEGKILGVFFGYTFCPDVCPTTMSTLAHAISTFPLEDQKKFQALFISVDPKRDKVDNLKEYVEFFNPTFIGATSTKENLDDIVKRYKVYYKLIEEENSSIDYTVAHTANIYLFNKKGILVDKISHFEGVEEVIEILRKYL, from the coding sequence ATGAAAAAAATCTTTCTAATAGTAGCTTTAGTCCTTGGAGGAGCTGCAATCTTTTTAAGCCCTTTAATAAAAGAGTATCAGGCCAAACAAGAACATGAATTTACACTAAATACAAGTAAGGGAATCATACATAAATCCGATTTTGAAGGCAAGATTTTAGGGGTATTTTTTGGTTATACTTTTTGCCCTGATGTATGTCCTACAACAATGAGTACACTAGCACATGCAATAAGTACTTTTCCTCTAGAAGATCAAAAGAAATTTCAAGCTCTTTTTATATCAGTTGATCCTAAAAGAGACAAAGTGGATAATTTAAAAGAATATGTAGAATTTTTTAACCCAACATTTATTGGTGCAACCAGTACTAAAGAAAACTTAGATGATATTGTTAAACGATATAAAGTATATTATAAATTAATAGAAGAAGAAAATTCATCAATCGATTATACCGTCGCTCATACCGCAAATATTTATTTGTTTAACAAAAAAGGTATTTTAGTGGATAAAATTAGTCATTTTGAAGGGGTAGAAGAAGTAATAGAAATCTTAAGAAAATATTTATAA